ACGCGATCCGGAGATGCATCAGACCAAGAAAGGCAATCAGTGGCACTTTGGCATGAAGGCCCACATTGGTGTCGATGCCAAGAGTGGCCTGACCCACAGCCTAGTCACCACCGCGGCCAACGAGCATGACCTCAATCAGCTGGGTAATCTGCTTCATGGAGAGGAGCAATTTGTCTCAGCCGATGCCGGCTACCAAGGAGCGCCACAGCGCGAGGAGCTGGCCGAGGTGGATGTGGACTGGCTGATCGCCGAGCGTCCCGGCAAGGTAAAAACCTTGAAGCAGCATCCGCGCAAGAACAAAACGGCCATCAACATCGAATACATGAAAGCCAGCATCCGTGCCAAAGTGGAGCACCCGTTTCGCATCATCAAGCGGCAGTTCGGCTTCGTGAAAGCCAGATACAAGGGGCTGTTGAAAAACGATAACCAACTGGCGATGTTATTCACCCTGGCCAACCTGTTTCGGGTGGACCAGATGATCCGTCAGTGGGAGAGATCTCAGTAAAA
The Klebsiella sp. RHBSTW-00484 genome window above contains:
- a CDS encoding IS5 family transposase is translated as MEQILPWQNLTAVIEPFYPKAGNGRRPYPLETMLRIHCMQHWYNLSDGAMEDALYEIASMRLFARLSLDSALPDRTTIMNFRHLLEQHQLARQLFKTINRWLAEAGVMMTQGTLVDATIIEAPSSTKNKEQQRDPEMHQTKKGNQWHFGMKAHIGVDAKSGLTHSLVTTAANEHDLNQLGNLLHGEEQFVSADAGYQGAPQREELAEVDVDWLIAERPGKVKTLKQHPRKNKTAINIEYMKASIRAKVEHPFRIIKRQFGFVKARYKGLLKNDNQLAMLFTLANLFRVDQMIRQWERSQ